One genomic segment of Drosophila willistoni isolate 14030-0811.24 chromosome 2R unlocalized genomic scaffold, UCI_dwil_1.1 Seg200, whole genome shotgun sequence includes these proteins:
- the LOC6643607 gene encoding protein toll, which yields MWSDHPYKETDIPVHFHHLKGPCPEFCTCCFNGSEDQFIIDCRSKVLEIFPTLPNNIIGDSSLLLDDNDIETLSTISLRNSTLGELHLKNNSLTHLHLDQLPSNLKVFDIRQNNLTGLDDDVTQFVSNLKEIQLSENPWQCSCKFTKFLAHLRRSYRLEYQAALRRCSGQEYCPDLCTCCREDDSNRFLINCNSLGLMEIPTKLPMTENTILLFENNNLQTLDRSTKVKGYDQLKELHLRLLVSLEEKDLCPEKIPFYVIYFTTFIILSCLLSILQCFWKSIPMWLYEKRLFLKLTTRLEKGTETKYDCFLAYCHKDSHFVREYVERLEHGRNRLRLCFYERDWLAGEPIPDCICHSVENSKCTVILMTKNFLKSVWGRLEFRLALHATSKDQHKRLIVIIYPGVENFNNLDGELQSYMKLNTYLMRNDVNFWSKLVYALPHKMEDGMDLINIAP from the exons ATGTGGTCTGATCATCCTTATAAAGAAACAGATATTCCCGTACACTTTCATCATCTTAAGGGACCATGCCCCGAGTTCTGCACCTGCTGTTTTAATGGATCTGAAGATCAGTTTATAATCGACTGCAGAAGCAAAGTGCTCGAAATATTTCCCACTTTACCGAATAATATAATTGGTGACTCTTCACTTCTTCTGGATGATAATGATATCGAAACTCTCTCAACCATATCCCTGCGGAACTCCACTTTGGGAGAACTGCACTTGAAGAATAACAGTCTAACTCATCTTCATTTGGATCAACTCCCATCCAATCTCAAAGTTTTTGATATTCGGCAAAACAACTTAACAGGACTGGATGACGATGTGACACAGTTTGTATCAAACTTAAAAGAGATTCAACTATCGGAAAATCCCTGGCAATGCAGTTGTAAGTTCACCAAGTTTCTTGCCCATCTCAGAAGAAGTTATCGCCTAGAATACCAAGCTGCTTTAAGACGTTGCAGTGGACAAGAATATTGCCCCGATCTGTGCACCTGTTGCAGAGAAGATGATAGCAATAGGTTTCTAATCAACTGCAATAGTCTGGGATTGATGGAGATACCCACTAAGCTACCCATGACAGAAAATACCATCCttttatttgaaaacaatAACCTACAGACCTTGGACAGGTCCACCAAAGTCAAGGGCTATGATCAACTGAAAGAACTTCATCTAAG ATTGTTAGTTTCCCTGGAGGAGAAGGATCTATGCCCTGAAAAAATTCCGTTCTATGTCATCTACTTCACAACATTCATAATATTGAGCTGCCTGTTAAGTATCCTGCAATGCTTTTGGAAGTCCATACCCATGTGGTTATACGAGAAGAGACTATTCCTGAAACTGACCACTCGTCTGGAGAAGGGCACCGAGACGAAGTATGACTGCTTCTTGGCCTATTGCCACAAGGATTCACATTTCGTAAGGGAGTACGTCGAGAGGTTGGAGCATGGACGTAACCGACTTCGTTTGTGCTTCTACGAAAGAGATTGGTTGGCTGGTGAACCGATTCCCGATTGCATTTGCCACTCTGTAGAGAATTCCAAGTGCACAGTCATTCTAATGACCAAAAACTTCCTGAAATCTGTTTGGGGCCGTTTGGAATTCCGTTTGGCCCTTCATGCCACTTCCAAGGATCAGCACAAGCGGCTCATTGTGATCATCTATCCGGGTGTGGAGAACTTTAATAATCTCGATGGCGAATTACAAAGCTACATGAAACTGAATACCTATCTGATGCGAAATGATGTCAATTTCTGGAGTAAACTTGTCTATGCCTTGCCCCACAAGATGGAAGATGGCATGGACTTGATTAATATAGCACCTTAA
- the LOC6643606 gene encoding protein toll → MTAPCPEFCTCCFNGSEDQFIIDCRSKTLETFPNLPNNIIGDSSLLLDDNDIETLSTISLRNSTLGELHLKNNSLTHLHLDQLPSNLKVLDIRQNNLTGLDDDVTQFVSNLKEIQLSENPWQCSCKFTKFLAYLRRSYLPEYQAALRRCSGQEYCPDPCTCCREDDSKRFIINCNSLELKEIPTKLPITENTTLLFENNNLQTLDRSTKVEGFDQLKQLHLRYNNITNIEILPENIELLDIRNNSLLTLNENLRELLIRKAKNSHLTMFISGNRWICHCKEIHFFRFTKNLAENIIDLCKTECHDSRLLVSLEEKDLCPEKIQFYVIYFTTFIILSCLLSILQCFWKSIPMWLYEKRLFLKLTTRLEKGNETKYDCFLAYCHKDSHFVREYVERLEHGRNRLCLCFYERDWLAGEPIPDCICHSVENSKCTVILMTKNFLKSVWGRLEFRLALHATSKDQHKRLIVIIYPGVENFNNLDGELQSYMKLNTYLMRNDVNFWSKLVYALPHKMEDGMDLINIAP, encoded by the exons ATGACA GCACCTTGCCCCGAGTTCTGCACCTGCTGTTTCAATGGATCCGAAGATCAATTTATAATCGACTGCAGAAGCAAAACCTTAGAAACATTTCCCAATTTACCGAATAATATAATTGGTGACTCTTCACTTCTTCTGGATGATAATGACATCGAAACTCTCTCAACCATATCCCTGCGGAACTCCACTTTGGGAGAACTGCACTTGAAGAATAACAGTCTAACTCATCTTCATTTGGATCAACTCCCATCCAATCTCAAAGTTCTTGATATTCGGCAAAACAACTTAACAGGACTGGATGACGATGTGACACAGTTTGTATCAAACTTAAAAGAGATTCAACTATCGGAAAATCCCTGGCAATGCAGTTGTAAGTTCACCAAGTTTCTTGCCTACCTCAGAAGGAGTTATCTCCCAGAATACCAAGCTGCTTTAAGACGTTGCAGTGGACAAGAATATTGCCCCGATCCGTGCACCTGTTGCAGAGAAGATGATAGCAAGAGGTTTATAATCAACTGCAATAGTTTGGAATTGAAAGAGATACCCACTAAGCTACCCATAACAGAAAATACCACCCTTCTGTTTGAAAATAACAACTTACAGACCTTGGACAGGTCCACCAAAGTCGAGGGCTTTGATCAACTGAAACAACTTCATCTAAGGTACAATAACATAACAAATATAGAGATTCTGCCAGAGAATATTGAATTGCTCGATATAAGAAATAATTCTTTATTGACTTTAAATGAGAACCTAAGAGAACTTTTAATCCGAAAAGCGAAAAATTCCCATCTGACTATGTTTATATCTGGTAATCGATGGATTTGTCATTGcaaagaaatacattttttccGATTTACCAAGAATCTGGCAGAGAATATCATTGATCTGTGTAAGACAGAATGCCATGATTCCAGATTGTTAGTTTCCCTGGAGGAGAAGGATCTATGCCCTGAAAAAATTCAGTTCTATGTCATCTACTTCACAACATTCATAATATTGAGTTGCCTGTTAAGTATCCTGCAATGCTTTTGGAAGTCCATACCCATGTGGTTATACGAGAAGAGACTATTCCTGAAACTGACTACTCGTCTGGAGAAGGGCAACGAGACGAAGTACGATTGTTTCTTGGCCTACTGCCACAAGGATTCACATTTCGTAAGGGAGTACGTCGAGAGATTGGAGCATGGACGTAACCGACTTTGTTTGTGCTTCTACGAAAGAGATTGGTTGGCTGGTGAACCGATTCCCGATTGCATTTGCCACTCTGTAGAGAATTCCAAGTGCACAGTCATTCTAATGACCAAAAACTTCCTGAAATCTGTTTGGGGCCGTTTGGAATTCCGCTTGGCACTTCATGCCACTTCCAAGGATCAGCACAAGCGGCTCATTGTGATCATCTATCCGGGTGTGGAGAACTTTAATAATCTCGA